The Acidimicrobiia bacterium genome segment TGCGCGACCTCGTCCACGACCCCGCGCGTCGCGAGGCACGCGCGCGCGCCGGGCGGGCCGCGGCGGGGCTCCTGTCGTGGGAGGCGACCGCGCGCGCGACCGTCGACGTGTACCGGTCGCTCGGTGTCGTGATGCCTAGGATCACGAGCTGATGCGCGACGACGTGTCGGCCCCGCCGGCCGTCGCTTCCCCGGACGCCACGGAATCGGCGACGCCGGCGGCCACGCCCCGGGTTCGGCTCGCGGTCGCGGGCTGCACCGTGCTTGCGTTCGTCCTCGGCTCGTGGCACCTGCAACACCGGAGCCTCTCGCACGAAGAAGCCTTCACGTGGGCCGTCGTCGACCAGAGCTTCCCGGCGCTGGTGAGCGCCCTGGTTCGCCACGAGGGCTACCAGATGCTGCACGCGCTGGTGCTGTGGCCGCTCAACCGCGTGTCGAGCACCGTCGGTGTGCTGCGCCTGCCGTCGGTCGTCGCGTTCGCAGCGGCGGTGCCGGCCGTGTGGCTCGCCGGTCGCAAGCTGTTCGACGATCGCGTCGCGCTCCTCGCGGCGTTGCTGTTCGCGCTGAACGGCTTCGCGCTCGACTACGGGCAGGAGGCGCGCGGCTACATGCTCGCGACCGCGTTGTGCGCGTGGTCGGCGGCGTTCCTCGCCGTGTACGCGCTCGGGTCCGAGCGGCGCGGCGCGCGCGTCGGCTGGATCGCGTTCGGCGCGCTCGCGATCTACGCGCACGGCTTCGCGGTGCTCGCCGTCGGCGCGCAGGTCCTCGCGCTGTGGTTCCTACCTGCGGAACGCCGGCGTGAGCTGCACTGGATCCGCAACGGTGCGTTGATCGCGCTGTGCGCGGCGCCCGCGATCCTCGCGCCGATGCTGCAGGTGAACTCGACGTCGTTGGGCACGAACTCGCGGTTCGGGATGAACGAGCTCAAGGGTCTCGTCTGGGCGCTGGCCGGCCGCACCGCGACCGCGGTGCCGTCGATCGGGCTCGGTGTGGTGATCGCGCT includes the following:
- a CDS encoding glycosyltransferase family 39 protein, which gives rise to MRDDVSAPPAVASPDATESATPAATPRVRLAVAGCTVLAFVLGSWHLQHRSLSHEEAFTWAVVDQSFPALVSALVRHEGYQMLHALVLWPLNRVSSTVGVLRLPSVVAFAAAVPAVWLAGRKLFDDRVALLAALLFALNGFALDYGQEARGYMLATALCAWSAAFLAVYALGSERRGARVGWIAFGALAIYAHGFAVLAVGAQVLALWFLPAERRRELHWIRNGALIALCAAPAILAPMLQVNSTSLGTNSRFGMNELKGLVWALAGRTATAVPSIGLGVVIALVVALGVARRGLHSTDAFRFALVILWALLPTVVLASWSFFYPVWLERYVIWSVTAVVLLAAYGLTRIAPAGSKLAVVVVVLAAALSVRGVVKWYSAPPDQDWRSAMVDVTTRARPGDSIIFSPDEVRLSADFFLRSRSDVDRLTPAFPSQPWGHFHTGDEKIKPVPQSVIDALLAHPTGRVWFVTYTMPTVNTARVNELLARYEVVSDREYVGPVEVKLLTPR